In the genome of Pontibacter actiniarum, the window ATAAAAGGAGCCTTCCCTCCGCTTGCTAAATCTGACTACCTGAATGCAAACGTAGACAGAGCCATCGGTGTAATTGCCCATGGCTTGGAAGGACAGATAAAAGTAAACGGCGAACTGTACAACAGCACTATGCCAAAGCTTAAACTGACTGACGAAGAGATTGCCAACGTGATGACCTTCGTACTGAACAGCTGGGGCAACAAAGGTGGCGAGGTTACCACCCAACAGGTAGCCAAGGCAAAGGCCAGCAACAAGCACTAATCTGTTAATCATGGCCCGACAGTTACCCCTTATACTGATGCTCTGTTTTCTGTGCCACATAACGGTGGCACAGAAAACACCTCCCCAGCAGATGGCTACTATCAAGAGCGGCACGTTTGTGCCGCTCTATGGTGCTGATAAAGCACCAGTGCCTGTAAAGGCGTTCCTGCTGGATACCTACCCTGTTACGAACGCAGAATTTCTGGCGTTTGTGAAGCAGAACCCGCAGTGGCAGAAATCAAAAGTAAAGCGCCTGTTTGCCGACCAGAACTACCTCCGCCACTGGGCATCCGATGAAAGTATAGGTGCAGACGCTGCCAAGATCAGCAATAGCCCTATAGTAAATGTGTCGTGGTTTGCGGCCAAGGCTTATTGTGAGTGCCAAGGCAAACGCCTGCCTTCCGTAAACGAATGGGAGTATGCCGCACTAGCCAGCGAATCAAAGGCCGATGCCACCAACGATGAGCGCTTTTACCAGCGCAGCCTGGAGTGGTACAGCCAGCCCAACCCGCAATACCTACCACCAGTGCAAAAGAGCTTTCGCAACTACTATGGCGTGTACGGCATGATTGGCCTGGTATGGGAATGGACCTCAGACTATAACTCTGCCATGCTGGTGGATGATGCCCGCAGCACCGGCAGTAGCGACCAGCAGCAGTTCTGCGGCAGTGGGGCCAGCAATGCTTCCAATGTAAAGAACTACGTCGCTTTTATGCGCTATGCCTTCCGCTCCAGCCTGAAGGCCAACTATACGGTAGCAAACCTTGGCTTCAGATGCGCTCAAAGCTCCAAAGTATCAGTCGCTCAGAAGTAGCACCGGCTAATAACATGTATAAATTAAGCATTCCCCCAACAACAGTTTTAAGTATGAA includes:
- a CDS encoding formylglycine-generating enzyme family protein, whose amino-acid sequence is MATIKSGTFVPLYGADKAPVPVKAFLLDTYPVTNAEFLAFVKQNPQWQKSKVKRLFADQNYLRHWASDESIGADAAKISNSPIVNVSWFAAKAYCECQGKRLPSVNEWEYAALASESKADATNDERFYQRSLEWYSQPNPQYLPPVQKSFRNYYGVYGMIGLVWEWTSDYNSAMLVDDARSTGSSDQQQFCGSGASNASNVKNYVAFMRYAFRSSLKANYTVANLGFRCAQSSKVSVAQK